In one window of Bos mutus isolate GX-2022 chromosome 13, NWIPB_WYAK_1.1, whole genome shotgun sequence DNA:
- the EPC1 gene encoding enhancer of polycomb homolog 1 isoform X1, translated as MSKLSFRARALDASKPLPVFRCEDLPDLHEYASINRAVPQMPTGMEKEEESEHHLQRAISAQQVYGEKRDNMVIPVPEAESNIAYYESIYPGEFKMPKQLIHIQPFSLDAEQPDYDLDSEDEVFVNKLKKKMDICPLQFEEMIDRLEKGSGQQPVSLQEAKLLLKEDDELIREVYEYWIKKRKNCRGPSLIPSVKQEKRDGSSTNDPYVAFRRRTEKMQTRKNRKNDEASYEKMLKLRRDLSRAVTILEMIKRREKSKRELLHLTLEIMEKRYNLGDYSGEIMSEVMAQRQPVKPTYTIPLIPIANSSQFKHQEAMDVKEFKVNKQDKADLIRPKRKYEKKPKVLPSSAAAAPQQASPTTLPVFNAKDLNQYDFPSSDEEPLSQVLSGSSEAEEENDPDGPFAFRRKAGCQYYAPHLDQTGNWPWTSPSDGGIGDVRYRYCLTTLTVPQRCIGFARRRVGRGGRVLLDRAHSDYDSVFRHLDLDMLSSPQHSPVNQSANTSEINTSDKSFSKDLSQILVNIKSCRWRHFRPRTPSLHDSDNDELSCRKLYRSINRTGTAQPGTQTCSTSTQSKSSSGSAHFAFTAEQYQQHQQQLALMQKQQLAQIQQQQATSNSSTTMPQNLASNQQKSGFRLNPHHSHSIQGLERTLQGFVSKTLDSASAQFAASALVTSEQLMGFKMKEDVVLGIGVNGVLPASGVYKGLHLSSTTPTALVHTSPSTAGPALLQPASVTQTAGSHSAPGHPATAANSATTQVLIGNNIRLTVPSSVATVNSITPINARHIPRTLSAVPSSALKLAAAANCQVSKVPSSSSVDAAPRENHDSEKPALNNIADNTVAMEVT; from the exons GAACACCATCTTCAGCGGGCTATTTCAGCACAGCAGGTGTATGGCGAGAAGAGGGATAACATGGTTATACCAGTCCCAGAAGCAGAAAGTAACATCGCTTACTATGAGTCTATATATCCTGGGGAATTCAAGATGCCAAAGCAGCTCATTCACATACAGC CTTTTAGTTTGGATGCTGAGCAGCCCGATTATGATTTGGATTCTGAAGATGAAGTATTTGTGaataaactgaagaagaaaatggacatCTGCCCATTGCAGTTTGAGGAGATGATTGACCGTCTAGAAAAAGGCAGTGGTCAGCAG CCAGTCAGTCTGCAGGAAGCCAAACTACTGCTAAAAGAAGACGATGAATTAATTAGAGAAGTTTATGAGTACtggattaaaaagagaaaaaactgtcGAGGTCCGTCTCTTATCCCATCAGTAAAACAAGAGAAGCGAGATGGTTCGAGCACAAATGATCCTTACGTGGCTTTTAGAAGACGAACTGAAAAAATGCAGACACGGAAA AATCGCAAAAATGATGAAGCCTCTTATGAAAAAATGCTTAAGCTGCGTCGAGACCTAAGCCGGGCTGTTACTATTCTAGAGatgataaaaagaagagaaaagagtaaAAGAGAGCTATTGCACTTAACACTGGAAATTATGGAAAAGAG GTATAATTTGGGTGACTACAGTGGGGAGATCATGTCTGAGGTCATGGCTCAGAGGCAGCCAGTGAAGCCCACATACACCATCCCCCTCATCCCCATCGCCAACAGCAGTCAGTTCAAACACCAGGAGGCGATGGACGTGAAGGAATTTAAAGTTAATAAG CAAGATAAGGCCGATCTTATCCGACCTAAACGTAAATATGAAAAGAAGCCCAAAGTCTTACCttcgtctgctgctgctgctcctcaaCAGGCCAGCCCCACCACGCTGCCGGTCTTCAACGCTAAAGACCTGAACCAGTATGACTTCCCCAGCTCAGATGAAGAGCCTCTCTCCCAG GTTCTGTCTGGCTCTTCAGAAGCTGAGGAAGAGAATGATCCCGATGGCCCTTTTGCTTTCCGAAGGAAGGCAGGCTGTCAGTACTACGCT CCTCACTTAGACCAAACTGGCAACTGGCCTTGGACTAGTCCTAGCGACGGAGGAATAGGGGATGTGCGATACCGATACTGCCTGACCACCCTGACTGTGCCCCAGCGGTGCATCGGATTTGCACGAAGACGGGTTGGGCGCGGTGGAAG GGTCTTACTGGACAGAGCGCACTCAGACTACGACAGCGTGTTTCGCCATCTGGATCTGGACATGCTTTCCTCACCACAACATTCTCCAGTCAATCAGTCTGCCAATACCTCAGAAATAAATACCTCGGACAAATCTTTCTCTAAAGACCTCAGTCAGATACTCGTCAATATCAAATCATGTAGATGGCGGCATTTTAGGCCTCGGACACCATCCCTACATGACAGTGACAATGATGAGCTCTCCTGTCGAAAACTGTATAGGAGTATAAATCGAACAGGCACAGCACAACCCGGGACCCAGACATGCAGTACCTCTACGCAAAGCAAAAGCAGCAGTGGTTCAGCACACTTTG CATTTACAGCCGAACAATACCAGCAACATCAACAGCAGCTGGCACTCATGCAGAAACAGCAGCTTGCACAAATTCAGCAACAGCAAGCAACTAGTAATTCCTCCACCACCATGCCACAG AACCTTGCATCTAACCAGCAGAAAAGTGGCTTTCGCCTGAATCCACATCATAGCCACTCTATACAGGGTTTAGAAAGAACATTACAG GGTTTTGTGTCCAAGACTTTGGATTCTGCTAGTGCTCAATTTGCTGCTTCTGCTTTGGTGACATCGGAACAACTGATGGGATTCAAGATGAAGGAGGATGTGGTGCTCGGAATTGGGGTGAACGGCGTCCTTCCAGCCTCAG GAGTATACAAGGGCTTACACCTCAGTAGTACTACACCCACAGCACTTGTCCACACGAGTCCGTCGACGGCAGGGCCGGCTTTGCTGCAGCCTGCAAGCGTGACCCAGACTGCGGGTTCCCACAGTGCGCCGGGTCACCCGGCGACCGCTGCCAACTCCGCCACAACTCAGGTTCTGATTGGGAACAACATTCGATTGACTGTACCTTCATCAGTTGCCACTGTAAACTCTATCACCCCCATAAATGCACGACACATACCTAGGACTTTAAGTGCTGTCCCATCGTCTGCCTTAAAGCTGGCTGCTGCAGCAAACTGTCAAGTTTCCAAGGTCCCGTCGTCGTCCTCCGTGGATGCTGCTCCACG ggAAAATCACGACTCAGAAAAGCCAGCACTAAACAACATAGCAGACAACACAGTGGCGATGGAGGTGACGTAG
- the EPC1 gene encoding enhancer of polycomb homolog 1 isoform X3, with the protein MEHHLQRAISAQQVYGEKRDNMVIPVPEAESNIAYYESIYPGEFKMPKQLIHIQPFSLDAEQPDYDLDSEDEVFVNKLKKKMDICPLQFEEMIDRLEKGSGQQPVSLQEAKLLLKEDDELIREVYEYWIKKRKNCRGPSLIPSVKQEKRDGSSTNDPYVAFRRRTEKMQTRKNRKNDEASYEKMLKLRRDLSRAVTILEMIKRREKSKRELLHLTLEIMEKRYNLGDYSGEIMSEVMAQRQPVKPTYTIPLIPIANSSQFKHQEAMDVKEFKVNKQDKADLIRPKRKYEKKPKVLPSSAAAAPQQASPTTLPVFNAKDLNQYDFPSSDEEPLSQVLSGSSEAEEENDPDGPFAFRRKAGCQYYAPHLDQTGNWPWTSPSDGGIGDVRYRYCLTTLTVPQRCIGFARRRVGRGGRVLLDRAHSDYDSVFRHLDLDMLSSPQHSPVNQSANTSEINTSDKSFSKDLSQILVNIKSCRWRHFRPRTPSLHDSDNDELSCRKLYRSINRTGTAQPGTQTCSTSTQSKSSSGSAHFAFTAEQYQQHQQQLALMQKQQLAQIQQQQATSNSSTTMPQNLASNQQKSGFRLNPHHSHSIQGLERTLQGFVSKTLDSASAQFAASALVTSEQLMGFKMKEDVVLGIGVNGVLPASGVYKGLHLSSTTPTALVHTSPSTAGPALLQPASVTQTAGSHSAPGHPATAANSATTQVLIGNNIRLTVPSSVATVNSITPINARHIPRTLSAVPSSALKLAAAANCQVSKVPSSSSVDAAPRENHDSEKPALNNIADNTVAMEVT; encoded by the exons GAACACCATCTTCAGCGGGCTATTTCAGCACAGCAGGTGTATGGCGAGAAGAGGGATAACATGGTTATACCAGTCCCAGAAGCAGAAAGTAACATCGCTTACTATGAGTCTATATATCCTGGGGAATTCAAGATGCCAAAGCAGCTCATTCACATACAGC CTTTTAGTTTGGATGCTGAGCAGCCCGATTATGATTTGGATTCTGAAGATGAAGTATTTGTGaataaactgaagaagaaaatggacatCTGCCCATTGCAGTTTGAGGAGATGATTGACCGTCTAGAAAAAGGCAGTGGTCAGCAG CCAGTCAGTCTGCAGGAAGCCAAACTACTGCTAAAAGAAGACGATGAATTAATTAGAGAAGTTTATGAGTACtggattaaaaagagaaaaaactgtcGAGGTCCGTCTCTTATCCCATCAGTAAAACAAGAGAAGCGAGATGGTTCGAGCACAAATGATCCTTACGTGGCTTTTAGAAGACGAACTGAAAAAATGCAGACACGGAAA AATCGCAAAAATGATGAAGCCTCTTATGAAAAAATGCTTAAGCTGCGTCGAGACCTAAGCCGGGCTGTTACTATTCTAGAGatgataaaaagaagagaaaagagtaaAAGAGAGCTATTGCACTTAACACTGGAAATTATGGAAAAGAG GTATAATTTGGGTGACTACAGTGGGGAGATCATGTCTGAGGTCATGGCTCAGAGGCAGCCAGTGAAGCCCACATACACCATCCCCCTCATCCCCATCGCCAACAGCAGTCAGTTCAAACACCAGGAGGCGATGGACGTGAAGGAATTTAAAGTTAATAAG CAAGATAAGGCCGATCTTATCCGACCTAAACGTAAATATGAAAAGAAGCCCAAAGTCTTACCttcgtctgctgctgctgctcctcaaCAGGCCAGCCCCACCACGCTGCCGGTCTTCAACGCTAAAGACCTGAACCAGTATGACTTCCCCAGCTCAGATGAAGAGCCTCTCTCCCAG GTTCTGTCTGGCTCTTCAGAAGCTGAGGAAGAGAATGATCCCGATGGCCCTTTTGCTTTCCGAAGGAAGGCAGGCTGTCAGTACTACGCT CCTCACTTAGACCAAACTGGCAACTGGCCTTGGACTAGTCCTAGCGACGGAGGAATAGGGGATGTGCGATACCGATACTGCCTGACCACCCTGACTGTGCCCCAGCGGTGCATCGGATTTGCACGAAGACGGGTTGGGCGCGGTGGAAG GGTCTTACTGGACAGAGCGCACTCAGACTACGACAGCGTGTTTCGCCATCTGGATCTGGACATGCTTTCCTCACCACAACATTCTCCAGTCAATCAGTCTGCCAATACCTCAGAAATAAATACCTCGGACAAATCTTTCTCTAAAGACCTCAGTCAGATACTCGTCAATATCAAATCATGTAGATGGCGGCATTTTAGGCCTCGGACACCATCCCTACATGACAGTGACAATGATGAGCTCTCCTGTCGAAAACTGTATAGGAGTATAAATCGAACAGGCACAGCACAACCCGGGACCCAGACATGCAGTACCTCTACGCAAAGCAAAAGCAGCAGTGGTTCAGCACACTTTG CATTTACAGCCGAACAATACCAGCAACATCAACAGCAGCTGGCACTCATGCAGAAACAGCAGCTTGCACAAATTCAGCAACAGCAAGCAACTAGTAATTCCTCCACCACCATGCCACAG AACCTTGCATCTAACCAGCAGAAAAGTGGCTTTCGCCTGAATCCACATCATAGCCACTCTATACAGGGTTTAGAAAGAACATTACAG GGTTTTGTGTCCAAGACTTTGGATTCTGCTAGTGCTCAATTTGCTGCTTCTGCTTTGGTGACATCGGAACAACTGATGGGATTCAAGATGAAGGAGGATGTGGTGCTCGGAATTGGGGTGAACGGCGTCCTTCCAGCCTCAG GAGTATACAAGGGCTTACACCTCAGTAGTACTACACCCACAGCACTTGTCCACACGAGTCCGTCGACGGCAGGGCCGGCTTTGCTGCAGCCTGCAAGCGTGACCCAGACTGCGGGTTCCCACAGTGCGCCGGGTCACCCGGCGACCGCTGCCAACTCCGCCACAACTCAGGTTCTGATTGGGAACAACATTCGATTGACTGTACCTTCATCAGTTGCCACTGTAAACTCTATCACCCCCATAAATGCACGACACATACCTAGGACTTTAAGTGCTGTCCCATCGTCTGCCTTAAAGCTGGCTGCTGCAGCAAACTGTCAAGTTTCCAAGGTCCCGTCGTCGTCCTCCGTGGATGCTGCTCCACG ggAAAATCACGACTCAGAAAAGCCAGCACTAAACAACATAGCAGACAACACAGTGGCGATGGAGGTGACGTAG
- the EPC1 gene encoding enhancer of polycomb homolog 1 isoform X2, whose protein sequence is MSKLSFRARALDASKPLPVFRCEDLPDLHEYASINRAVPQMPTGMEKEEESEHHLQRAISAQQVYGEKRDNMVIPVPEAESNIAYYESIYPGEFKMPKQLIHIQPFSLDAEQPDYDLDSEDEVFVNKLKKKMDICPLQFEEMIDRLEKGSGQQPVSLQEAKLLLKEDDELIREVYEYWIKKRKNCRGPSLIPSVKQEKRDGSSTNDPYVAFRRRTEKMQTRKNRKNDEASYEKMLKLRRDLSRAVTILEMIKRREKSKRELLHLTLEIMEKRYNLGDYSGEIMSEVMAQRQPVKPTYTIPLIPIANSSQFKHQEAMDVKEFKVNKQDKADLIRPKRKYEKKPKVLPSSAAAAPQQASPTTLPVFNAKDLNQYDFPSSDEEPLSQVLSGSSEAEEENDPDGPFAFRRKAGCQYYAPHLDQTGNWPWTSPSDGGIGDVRYRYCLTTLTVPQRCIGFARRRVGRGGRVLLDRAHSDYDSVFRHLDLDMLSSPQHSPVNQSANTSEINTSDKSFSKDLSQILVNIKSCRWRHFRPRTPSLHDSDNDELSCRKLYRSINRTGTAQPGTQTCSTSTQSKSSSGSAHFAFTAEQYQQHQQQLALMQKQQLAQIQQQQATSNSSTTMPQGFVSKTLDSASAQFAASALVTSEQLMGFKMKEDVVLGIGVNGVLPASGVYKGLHLSSTTPTALVHTSPSTAGPALLQPASVTQTAGSHSAPGHPATAANSATTQVLIGNNIRLTVPSSVATVNSITPINARHIPRTLSAVPSSALKLAAAANCQVSKVPSSSSVDAAPRENHDSEKPALNNIADNTVAMEVT, encoded by the exons GAACACCATCTTCAGCGGGCTATTTCAGCACAGCAGGTGTATGGCGAGAAGAGGGATAACATGGTTATACCAGTCCCAGAAGCAGAAAGTAACATCGCTTACTATGAGTCTATATATCCTGGGGAATTCAAGATGCCAAAGCAGCTCATTCACATACAGC CTTTTAGTTTGGATGCTGAGCAGCCCGATTATGATTTGGATTCTGAAGATGAAGTATTTGTGaataaactgaagaagaaaatggacatCTGCCCATTGCAGTTTGAGGAGATGATTGACCGTCTAGAAAAAGGCAGTGGTCAGCAG CCAGTCAGTCTGCAGGAAGCCAAACTACTGCTAAAAGAAGACGATGAATTAATTAGAGAAGTTTATGAGTACtggattaaaaagagaaaaaactgtcGAGGTCCGTCTCTTATCCCATCAGTAAAACAAGAGAAGCGAGATGGTTCGAGCACAAATGATCCTTACGTGGCTTTTAGAAGACGAACTGAAAAAATGCAGACACGGAAA AATCGCAAAAATGATGAAGCCTCTTATGAAAAAATGCTTAAGCTGCGTCGAGACCTAAGCCGGGCTGTTACTATTCTAGAGatgataaaaagaagagaaaagagtaaAAGAGAGCTATTGCACTTAACACTGGAAATTATGGAAAAGAG GTATAATTTGGGTGACTACAGTGGGGAGATCATGTCTGAGGTCATGGCTCAGAGGCAGCCAGTGAAGCCCACATACACCATCCCCCTCATCCCCATCGCCAACAGCAGTCAGTTCAAACACCAGGAGGCGATGGACGTGAAGGAATTTAAAGTTAATAAG CAAGATAAGGCCGATCTTATCCGACCTAAACGTAAATATGAAAAGAAGCCCAAAGTCTTACCttcgtctgctgctgctgctcctcaaCAGGCCAGCCCCACCACGCTGCCGGTCTTCAACGCTAAAGACCTGAACCAGTATGACTTCCCCAGCTCAGATGAAGAGCCTCTCTCCCAG GTTCTGTCTGGCTCTTCAGAAGCTGAGGAAGAGAATGATCCCGATGGCCCTTTTGCTTTCCGAAGGAAGGCAGGCTGTCAGTACTACGCT CCTCACTTAGACCAAACTGGCAACTGGCCTTGGACTAGTCCTAGCGACGGAGGAATAGGGGATGTGCGATACCGATACTGCCTGACCACCCTGACTGTGCCCCAGCGGTGCATCGGATTTGCACGAAGACGGGTTGGGCGCGGTGGAAG GGTCTTACTGGACAGAGCGCACTCAGACTACGACAGCGTGTTTCGCCATCTGGATCTGGACATGCTTTCCTCACCACAACATTCTCCAGTCAATCAGTCTGCCAATACCTCAGAAATAAATACCTCGGACAAATCTTTCTCTAAAGACCTCAGTCAGATACTCGTCAATATCAAATCATGTAGATGGCGGCATTTTAGGCCTCGGACACCATCCCTACATGACAGTGACAATGATGAGCTCTCCTGTCGAAAACTGTATAGGAGTATAAATCGAACAGGCACAGCACAACCCGGGACCCAGACATGCAGTACCTCTACGCAAAGCAAAAGCAGCAGTGGTTCAGCACACTTTG CATTTACAGCCGAACAATACCAGCAACATCAACAGCAGCTGGCACTCATGCAGAAACAGCAGCTTGCACAAATTCAGCAACAGCAAGCAACTAGTAATTCCTCCACCACCATGCCACAG GGTTTTGTGTCCAAGACTTTGGATTCTGCTAGTGCTCAATTTGCTGCTTCTGCTTTGGTGACATCGGAACAACTGATGGGATTCAAGATGAAGGAGGATGTGGTGCTCGGAATTGGGGTGAACGGCGTCCTTCCAGCCTCAG GAGTATACAAGGGCTTACACCTCAGTAGTACTACACCCACAGCACTTGTCCACACGAGTCCGTCGACGGCAGGGCCGGCTTTGCTGCAGCCTGCAAGCGTGACCCAGACTGCGGGTTCCCACAGTGCGCCGGGTCACCCGGCGACCGCTGCCAACTCCGCCACAACTCAGGTTCTGATTGGGAACAACATTCGATTGACTGTACCTTCATCAGTTGCCACTGTAAACTCTATCACCCCCATAAATGCACGACACATACCTAGGACTTTAAGTGCTGTCCCATCGTCTGCCTTAAAGCTGGCTGCTGCAGCAAACTGTCAAGTTTCCAAGGTCCCGTCGTCGTCCTCCGTGGATGCTGCTCCACG ggAAAATCACGACTCAGAAAAGCCAGCACTAAACAACATAGCAGACAACACAGTGGCGATGGAGGTGACGTAG